The stretch of DNA GCTGCGACCGGAGGGGAACCCGTGCCCGGTGACGCTCCGAAGGATCGCGTGCGACTTGGACGCGAGGCCGAAGAAGCGATCCGCGGTGCAGGGTCCGCCCCCCGGCGTCTGGCCCCCCGTGCCCAAGCCCGGGCCCGAGTACGGCGAACCCTCGGCTAAGATTTACATCGGGTCCATCCCGCAGGAgtacgccgaggacgacgtgagGCGAATCTTTAGTACGGTGGGCGAGGTGCGGGAGGTGAAGATCCTCCGAAATCCCGGAGACGGGAGGCACAAGGGGAGCGGGTTCGTCACGTTCAGcgacatcgcggcgacggagcgggCGATTCACTTCATCGACAACAAGTAcacgctcatcgcgccggcgcacCCGCTGCAGAAACCGATCTACATGAAGTACGCCAAGATCGGCcgaccctccgcggcgccgcagcaGCCGATGGTGTACCAACAGCCGATGGCGTATCAGCAACCCTATTACCCGCCCCAGCAGGCGTACGGACACTATCCCCAGCATCCCCAGCAGGCGTACGCGCAGTACCCGCAGCAGGCGTACGGGCAGTACCCGCAGCAGGGCCAGGCGCCGCAGGGACCGACACATCAGCAGCAGCAAATGTGGCAGCAAggtttcggcggcggcgcgcagcagTGAATCGGgtcggcgggcgggcgggcgagtaccttcgtaataagGAGATATCATCTTGAAAAAACGGCCTAGCTACGTCTACTCAATTTACATCTTCTTTGAACACGAGGAGCGGAGCGTCTGGCAAGGCCAAGCAAGTTTTTTATTCGTCTTCGTCTCGGCTGACCTCGTTTTAATACGGCgcaccgcggccgccgcgtcctccgcggccgccgcgacctctGCCCCTTCCCCTGCCTCCAAACATGTGAGGCATCATCATCGGCATCATCATCATGCCGTAGGGGTTGaacccgcggccgccgcggccgccgcgcccgcgcccgccttgcTTCATCCCGGGCACGTTGGTTCGCTTGGCCGACACCCTGAGCTTTCGGCCGTGGATCTCGGTATCCGTCAGCTTGATCGCGTTTTGCACCGCATCCGCCTCGAGGAATTCGACGTACGCGAACCCCTTGGGGTTGTCGTACTTGTCGGTCAGGATGGTGACGCGGTTGACGGTGCCGCACGCCTCGAAGtgcttggcgagctcctccggcgTGGTGGCGTAgtcgacgcctccgacgtGGACAGAGCGGGagtcagcctcggcgcgatcggcgtcggcggcgcccgaggcgccgtcgccggtgttCATGTCGTCGCCGATGGCGTTAGCCTCGTCCTTGAGCTTCtgggcctcctcctccatggCGGCGAGCCTCTTCTTCATTTCTTCGAGCTCCTGCGAGAAGACAGAGAGAGTTTGGGGTTGCGGTTTGGCTCTTTTGCTTTTTCATTTTTCGTGCTCGCTTGGCTTTCACTCCAAAATTTGGCTCTTGGCTCGCGGCGTCTTTGGCTTTTCACTTTGTTTGTGTTTGCCTttgcgacgccgacgcctttCATTTGCCTTTTCTCATTTTTGCCTTTTTTGTGCGAGTGGGCCCGTGGCCTCTTTTGGTGGTTTCGGGTGGGCGCTGTGGCCTCTTGAGAGCTCTTTTCAGATGCGCATCAAGTCGGGTGGGCGTTACAGGAGCCTCTTTCGATGCGTCCCTCTACGAAGGTTGGGCAGCGGTTCGAGGTTTGGAAAAAGACCCTCGGGAAACCGCGGAAACGAATTGACGTCAACTAAGGCTCACCGCTgattcctcgtcgtcatcctcgacgGCCTACGTTCGGGAAGAGGGATTTGCATCGTCAGGAAATAATTGTGATAATCGGGGCTGGGGCTCGGGGCCACGTCCCGAGATCGGGAGCGAGGCCTCGCGTGAGATTGCACCGCGgagcgtcaccgtcgtcgatCCAACGGAAGATAATGaatcggcgacgtcggttcgccgcccctcgcgcggccTGAGCGGGGTCGGCTCCGCGAtctctcgcggcggctgtcgCCCTGGGCCGTGACGCGTAATTCTGGGAATTGTGGAAGGGGCGGGGGTGGGCGGGCACGCACCGCGTCCTCCATGACCTCGTTCTcttcgggctcgggctcgggttcCTTCTTCTTTCCGCGGGGCATATTGCAAGATCCGGGGGATTTGAGTGAGTGTCTCGGCGCGGTGTGTTCGCGCGTTGGGGACTGAAGgatccgccgaggagctgaCTTTTTTTCGACGTGACCAGCTGATCTCAGGTGTCGGAGTAGAAGTCCTTGCGCTGGTTTGACACATTTtggtgagcgccgcgtgaACTTCCCACTCGGCCGGGGTGCCCATCGCCTCCACCTCTTCTCAGCCCATGTCACGCACGGGGTCACAAATGTGGACTACATACACACTACCGCCGCTACACCGTCACACGTCtatgacgtcgtcgtcgtcgatcgtcTTCGCCTCTACGTCAAAGACGCCATCCGCCATTGAACCGCCGCCCATCCCATCCACCTTGACCACCTCGCCGGTGTCGAGCATCCCGCTGATGTCCAACCTGAGCTCCTGGTCCCCACCGCCCGTCCCCGTGGCCTGCACCTGCGCCTGCCTCCCGTTGCTCCCCTGAGCGATGAACACGATCGTGGTGGCCTGCGTCTGCACGCCGTTTACGTTTTGGCTCGAGCTCATCTGCGACATCGGGGGCGTGCAGCGTATGCCGtcgcccagcgccgcgcgcatcttcGGGTCGGAgcgaacggcgcgctcggcggcgtcgtacgtctcctgcgacgcggccgcggcggcgcccatcTGCTCCTtcagcgcccccgcgacgttgTTGACCATTCCCTGGAGCATCCGGCCGCCAAGCCCGTCCCCAAACAGTTGCTTCCGCATATCGTCGTTGATGACCTggttcgcctccttctcccgcTTGGCGATCGCGttcttctccttggccttctccatCGCCTTGAACGGGTTGAGCTTGTCGAGAAAgttgccgtcgtcggcggcgcggacggcggtcgcgacgcgtccgccgcggcggtctcgaGCGGCGATGTCAGCGCGAACGATTCGGCGAATGTTCCAACCGCCCGAGAGCGATTCGcggagggacgacgcgcgtgagcgaaccgacgcgcggggcgcgcggacgcgagatGCGATCGAAGAGTTCGCCGTCAAGAGCGTCATGGCCGTTCGGTTCCTGATTCGGCGGTGACTGACCCTGGTTCGGTGCGCGCGATATCTGGGCGCAGGCCGAGACGAGTCTACTATTGGTCGCGTCAGATTCGGGAGGGATTTCTGCGTTTTCTCTCATCGCCTCGTCTAACATGTTCACCATACGATCGCGACGAATTAAATGCGTAATGCGTCCCATACGTCTTAACCCCATTTAGCTTACCCTTACTGCTTGGAGGCTTTATCAGCCCCTAAAGTGTAGGTTGGAGGATCCAGGGGAGGTTTGACGTCCTCGATAGCAGACCGTGACACGCACGATCCGTAGGCGTGCTAGGCTGGCAAGATCGAACGATCGACCTGGAGTCCCCCGCGAGGTCTCCGAGGGCCGTCCGTGCACAGCGGTCGAGCGAACGAGAGGGGCGAGGAGAAGCAGCGACGTCACTTGGAAATTAAttggcgcgccgcggcgaaatCCCCAGCAAACCTCCGATGGAGGAAGCGATAGCAGCCGCCGAGGCTaccctcgaggcgctggtgaaggctgccgaggacTTCGCGGTTCCGCTCatcgcggagcagcgcgcggtgctcgcggccgccgacgcaaaggcggccgacgcggcgtctcccgcgcgcgacgcgttcgaaaCCGTCCGGGCCGAGTTTGAGAAAaagatcgacgagctcgacggcgccctcacctccgcggtggagaaggagcgcgccgagatCGCCGTGGTGGCccgagccgctcgcgaggatcCATTCGCCGAGGATGAAGACGCGGATGTGGCCaccatcgtcgcgtccgtcttcGATCCAGCGCGGGAacacctcggcgagcggctCAGAAACTCGAGATCGGCGGCCGAGAAGATGCTGCAGtggctcgagcggcgcgcgccggacctcgaccgcgccgcgaccgacgccgcgtctaaggccgccgacgccggggatgggatcgacgacgactccggcAAGCACGAGGACTGGGCCGCGGACGAAGAATCCGACCTGGAGGATCTCCCCCCGCTCGGCGGGGATtgggccgaggacgacgaggacgacctgcccccgctcgagggcgagtggcagaaggacgccgaggcgggccCGAGCCCGACCCCACCGTCCCCGAAGAAGAAACCCGCGGCGTTCAAACCACGagacgcctcgccgccgagaggcAACGCGTGGGGACACGCCCCCCCGGCTCACGGCCGCGATCGATCAGACGCCGGACATCGGATgggtcccgccgcgggccgcgACGTAGACCTCCGCGATcggctgggcggcggcggatcgcgcgactacggcggcgaccgccgctcgtcgttcgaccgcggcggggattacgggcgcgatcggggcgggggaggctTCCGGGACTCctggggcgcgccgggtggCGGGTATAGGGacgaccgacgcggcggcggcggcggcggcggcgggcacaGATCCGAGTACATCGAGCGCATGGAGAGGAAGTACgggcgcgtggacgacggtccgccgcctcgttctACGATGAGGgatcgatcgccgccgaaACCGCCGCCCGAGGTGCATTACCccacccgcgacgagcagcgAGCGGAGGCTAAGGCtcgggaggaacgcgccgcgtgGAGGCTGGCCACGCGACCGCTCAAGGAGTTCTTCGCCaacgcgaagaagggcgagggTATCTCCCCGTCCACGAtccgcgagctgctcaaCGAACTCTCCGAACCCCCCTTCGCGGAGGGGCGACTCGCGCCCAACGCTCGGAAAGCGTTTGAACTCGTagccgcgtccgccaagGAGACGGGCAGCAAGCGAACCttcgaggaggtcgaggagctcgtgcgAGGGGTCGTCAACCCGCTGTATCACCTGCTCACCTACGGCGTCAAGgctcccggcgccgagggcggtggGCCGCCGTCCTCCGTGGCGGAGACGATCGCCGAGCAGATGCACACGGCGGCGGTtaagctcctcgccgcgtcgctggaCATCCTGTCAAAGGGTGACGCGACCAAAAAGGCGGTGGAATCGGCGAAGGGAATCGTCATCGTGCGCGAGCAGGTGgccgcgaagctcgccggccgcgccccgggcggcggcaggggaGACAAGGAGACCACCGTGACGCGCCGAGATTCCGTCGACGGAAGGGGCCACGGCAAGGGGTCCGCCGCCAACAAACCGGCGCAGGCGAGCGGCACGGACGCCGACCGGTGGGACCGCAAGAAGGACGGTCGCCCGACGCCCAGCCCGGAAGTGTACCGCGCTCCCAGGGGCGGCGAGAAAGGCGTCGGCGTGATGGCCAGGCTCGGCGACAAGAACGattcgtcgtccccggccaACGGCGTCAAGCCTCGCGCGGTTCCCAAGGTTGTCATACACCGGCCCTTCTCCGAGGGTaagcagcgcgagctcacgccgtcgccggcgcagCAGGGACAGGGAGAACGGGGCGGAAAGCCCAAGCCGtcgcccaccccgccgcaGCAGGGGCAGAAGCTCTCGCCGTTCGAGCGCGGCCCGGCTTCCGCCGCGAGTCAGGCGCTGGGCAAgtcgcccccgagcgcgagagGCGGCGTGTTCGCTCGGCTCGAGGGCAAACCCAAGCTCCAGGGTTTGGGCAAGTCCGACCTACCCGCGCCCAagccggacgccgccaaggagctGCCGCATCCCAAGTCCACGGAGAAGGAGCTGCCGCATCCcaagcgcgtcgtcgtcgttcacaAGCCGAATGAGCCGAACGACCACAAGGAGTTACCGCACCCAAAGCCGGCTCCGAAGCCAAGggatccgcccgcgccccccgccaaGGGCGCCCGGGGCGACAAGGAGAAACCCGCCAAGCAGagggacgccctcgacgacgccctcgacgaggagctcgcgaaggcgACGAAGGGAAAGAAGGGCGGGCGCACCAAGGGCGGATCGGACCGCCAAGGAGCTCCGAGTGAGCCGCACAAGGAGCTCCCGCATCCcaagcccgccgcgcccgcccccggctCTGAGAAACCGCACCCGGTCCCGGCGCCCAGGCCGGTGTCCGCGCCGGACTCCGAGTCCGCCAAGCAGCTCCCGCACCCGAACAAGCCCCCGGTGCCCAAAGGGAACAACGGGCGGTCCCCGATCCcggcgcccaagcccgcgaCAAACACAAACACGGGTGGATCGTCAGTCGGCGGCCGGCCGGGGTCGGGGAAGGCCCGCAAcgagtcggcgtcgccgccgccccccaaggaacgcgacgagctggacgacgtgctagacgccgagctcgagaaggcgatgggcggaggaggcggaggtaagcggcgacctcgcggcgggcgcgggtccaGGGGTGGCGGGAAGTGAGGATAGTCGGGATGGTTTGAGACTCACGTGTGAAAAATCTTCCTAAAGATTACAACGAATCGCTCACGCGCTCAAGAGAACGTGTACACGGCGCTCagttctccttcttcttacCGAACCTCTCGCCCAGGGCCTCGGCGCTTTCGACGAGCGTGTTGATCACGGACATGCCTCCGACGATGCCGATGATGGTAccggcgagggagagggcCCACAGCGCGATGATGATGTCCACAATCTTGCCTTCGTCCGAGTCTGGCGTGACGTCGGTGAGCGGGTTGGGCAGGCCGCAGAGCATGGAGATGATGTAGTAGAAGCCGTCCTTGATCTTCCATccctccacctcggcgaggatgaagCCAaagaggacggcgacgaggatgatGACGATGGGGATGACGATGAAGATGAAGACCAGGAACGTGAGGACGTTGAGCGTTAGGCTGACCGGCTTCTCCTCACCGtcctcatcggcggcggccggagcctcctcgtccgatcCGGTCACGGCCTTCCTCGCGGCCCTCTTGAACCTCTGGCCGAAGCTCTCCGCcgcatcgacgaggcggttGATGACGGACAGACCGCCGACCACGCCGATTATCgtgcccgcgagcgcgagcgcccacAGCGCGACAATCACGTCGACGAGTTTGCCTTCGTCCGTGTCGGGATCAACCTCGGTCAGGGGCGTGGGCAGGCCGCAGAGCATGGAGATGATGTAGTAGAAGCCGTCCTTGATCTTCCATccctccacctcggcgaggatcaAGCCGAAGATGGCGCCCATGAGCATGACCGTGATTGGAATGAAGACGAAAACGAATCCGAAAAACGTGAGCAGCGGGATGAGAATgccgtccttcttctcctcctcggactcgtcctcctcgggaTCGGGTTCGCCGGTGCCCACTCGAGGATGCATCATGCGAGGAGCCATGTCTCGTGAAGTGCCGAACGCGGTGGTTCAACGTTGTCGGTCACGCCGAATGGACGAGTTGAAAAAGCGGTGGTTATTATCATATTTGTGCGCCAAATCTGTCGGTCCAAGTTGGCGCCATGGTACATGGAGAGTGATCGCTCGTATTTCGAAAATTCGCACCCCAGACCCGCGCACCCGcactcggcgccgtccacgcagactcatggcgccggcgacgcccgcccgAGGAGCCTCCTCGCCCGGCCCCTCTGTTCGTCTCGCGGGGTCCACCGAccgctcctcgtcctcgcgcgaaTCTCTTTCCCGCTCACCGGGTACGTTCGCGCCGGAGACCCACCACCCAGGCTTCCgagcggcggcacagctggcgacgacgacgacgacaacgacggaagcgtcccgcgcccgctcgaGCCCCAGTACGCGCCGGCATCCTTCGGGTTGAACGACGAAGCCAATCGCCGCTCCCTCTCATCCGCAATCGCCGCTTCCCCCGTAATCAGCTGACGAtgcgtcctcctccccgtcgatCGACGTCCCGATCCATCCCCGTTTCCCCGctccccgcgcgttcgcctgAAATCGAACGTCTCGTGGTACGCACCCGGCCCCGGGACGCTCGGGTCCGGACGCACCGGCCTGGTCCAGTCCCCGCCCTtgacccccgcgggcgcccacgtcggcgcggtgaccctCGAGTTGGATCCCACCACGGCTCTCGGCTCGGTGACCCGCCCGGCTTCGATTTGCcggccgacggcgcccaAAGCGAACCCGTCCCTGTCGCGCGGGACCTGCGGCCCGGGGCtgcacgcgccgagggcggcggagcgctcgTCGTGGGCGCGTCCGAGGGTCTGGCGgcctcgctcggcgcgggtggtggcggcgccgatgtCGACGTACGCTTTCGGCGAGTTCGCGTGCGTGCTCAGCCTCTGCCTCGCGAAGCTGCTGTACTGGACGAGGTCgtggccgccgtcgaggggtCTGtgcaggcgctcggcggcgccccacCGCGACTCGTTCTTGTTGGGCCAGTCGGGCTTGAGCGggagatggccgccgcgagcctgcGTCTTGGCGAAATCGTGGTGCGTCCCCGACCTGCCAAAGGTTTTCCACCGCGGCTCCGGGGgctcgctcaccgcgggccTGGCGAACCGGTCCAGGCCCTCCGCCTCGTGCCTGGCGAGGtactcgcgcgcgtgcgatgCCGCGTAGGCTCTGTTACCCTCGCCCGGGAGGAAGTACTCGATGGAGAACGGTCGGATGGCCTCCAGTCGGTCGGTGCGGGAAAATGCGACGGAGGGTTCGGTGCGAAGCGCGCTGATCTCCTGACGCCCGA from Micromonas commoda chromosome 3, complete sequence encodes:
- a CDS encoding predicted protein, giving the protein MPRGKKKEPEPEPEENEVMEDAAVEDDDEESAELEEMKKRLAAMEEEAQKLKDEANAIGDDMNTGDGASGAADADRAEADSRSVHVGGVDYATTPEELAKHFEACGTVNRVTILTDKYDNPKGFAYVEFLEADAVQNAIKLTDTEIHGRKLRVSAKRTNVPGMKQGGRGRGGRGGRGFNPYGMMMMPMMMPHMFGGRGRGRGRGGRGGRGGRGAPY
- a CDS encoding predicted protein — protein: MTLLTANSSIASRVRAPRASVRSRASSLRESLSGGWNIRRIVRADIAARDRRGGRVATAVRAADDGNFLDKLNPFKAMEKAKEKNAIAKREKEANQVINDDMRKQLFGDGLGGRMLQGMVNNVAGALKEQMGAAAAASQETYDAAERAVRSDPKMRAALGDGIRCTPPMSQMSSSQNVNGVQTQATTIVFIAQGSNGRQAQVQATGTGGGDQELRLDISGMLDTGEVVKVDGMGGGSMADGVFDVEAKTIDDDDVIDV
- a CDS encoding predicted protein (Encodes a protein with hydroxyproline-rich glycoprotein (HRGP) motifs) produces the protein MEEAIAAAEATLEALVKAAEDFAVPLIAEQRAVLAAADAKAADAASPARDAFETVRAEFEKKIDELDGALTSAVEKERAEIAVVARAAREDPFAEDEDADVATIVASVFDPAREHLGERLRNSRSAAEKMLQWLERRAPDLDRAATDAASKAADAGDGIDDDSGKHEDWAADEESDLEDLPPLGGDWAEDDEDDLPPLEGEWQKDAEAGPSPTPPSPKKKPAAFKPRDASPPRGNAWGHAPPAHGRDRSDAGHRMGPAAGRDVDLRDRLGGGGSRDYGGDRRSSFDRGGDYGRDRGGGGFRDSWGAPGGGYRDDRRGGGGGGGGHRSEYIERMERKYGRVDDGPPPRSTMRDRSPPKPPPEVHYPTRDEQRAEAKAREERAAWRLATRPLKEFFANAKKGEGISPSTIRELLNELSEPPFAEGRLAPNARKAFELVAASAKETGSKRTFEEVEELVRGVVNPLYHLLTYGVKAPGAEGGGPPSSVAETIAEQMHTAAVKLLAASLDILSKGDATKKAVESAKGIVIVREQVAAKLAGRAPGGGRGDKETTVTRRDSVDGRGHGKGSAANKPAQASGTDADRWDRKKDGRPTPSPEVYRAPRGGEKGVGVMARLGDKNDSSSPANGVKPRAVPKVVIHRPFSEGKQRELTPSPAQQGQGERGGKPKPSPTPPQQGQKLSPFERGPASAASQALGKSPPSARGGVFARLEGKPKLQGLGKSDLPAPKPDAAKELPHPKSTEKELPHPKRVVVVHKPNEPNDHKELPHPKPAPKPRDPPAPPAKGARGDKEKPAKQRDALDDALDEELAKATKGKKGGRTKGGSDRQGAPSEPHKELPHPKPAAPAPGSEKPHPVPAPRPVSAPDSESAKQLPHPNKPPVPKGNNGRSPIPAPKPATNTNTGGSSVGGRPGSGKARNESASPPPPKERDELDDVLDAELEKAMGGGGGGKRRPRGGRGSRGGGK
- a CDS encoding predicted protein; amino-acid sequence: MAPRMMHPRVGTGEPDPEEDESEEEKKDGILIPLLTFFGFVFVFIPITVMLMGAIFGLILAEVEGWKIKDGFYYIISMLCGLPTPLTEVDPDTDEGKLVDVIVALWALALAGTIIGVVGGLSVINRLVDAAESFGQRFKRAARKAVTGSDEEAPAAADEDGEEKPVSLTLNVLTFLVFIFIVIPIVIILVAVLFGFILAEVEGWKIKDGFYYIISMLCGLPNPLTDVTPDSDEGKIVDIIIALWALSLAGTIIGIVGGMSVINTLVESAEALGERFGKKKEN
- a CDS encoding predicted protein; the protein is MAPVPPALFKARGTTLRADEYLRGVNPVGTVHRGPLSAFGRQEISALRTEPSVAFSRTDRLEAIRPFSIEYFLPGEGNRAYAASHAREYLARHEAEGLDRFARPAVSEPPEPRWKTFGRSGTHHDFAKTQARGGHLPLKPDWPNKNESRWGAAERLHRPLDGGHDLVQYSSFARQRLSTHANSPKAYVDIGAATTRAERGRQTLGRAHDERSAALGACSPGPQVPRDRDGFALGAVGRQIEAGRVTEPRAVVGSNSRVTAPTWAPAGVKGGDWTRPVRPDPSVPGPGAYHETFDFRRTRGERGNGDGSGRRSTGRRTHRQLITGEAAIADERERRLASSFNPKDAGAYWGSSGRGTLPSLSSSSSPAVPPLGSLGGGSPARTYPVSGKEIRARTRSGRWTPRDEQRGRARRLLGRASPAP